In Bacteroidetes Order II. bacterium, the DNA window AAGAGGGCATTGAGGAAATCCATCAAGACCGGTTTGCTGGCTTCTTCGCCGAAGAGTTTTTTGAACCCGAAATCGGTATAAGGATTAAGATACTTTGCAGCCATATGGGTCTTGGGTTACGCCTGTCCAAAACGACTCTTCGAACCTATTTGTTCCACTCCAAGTTTGGATGAGATGGTCTTTCTCGAGGTATTGGTACCCTATAGGCAACGGTTCGGCACTAAATCAGAGGGTGATAGGTGATGTTCGTCTTGATCTTAAAGGTCTTTATTTCAGTTGATCGCTTTTTTTAGAACAACTTGGCCCTAAGGATGTAT includes these proteins:
- a CDS encoding PD-(D/E)XK nuclease family transposase; the encoded protein is MAAKYLNPYTDFGFKKLFGEEASKPVLMDFLNAL